One region of Alosa sapidissima isolate fAloSap1 chromosome 1, fAloSap1.pri, whole genome shotgun sequence genomic DNA includes:
- the ndufb6 gene encoding NADH dehydrogenase [ubiquinone] 1 beta subcomplex subunit 6, protein MVGYTADEKLRVDQLTTLRRKWLKDQELSTREPVVEPKPLGRIQKFWAGFLEPKSLWRLYTFKAYNAGAFAVTRVLIPAWIVHYYVKYHVSTLPYGVVALKPRLFPGDTVLETGEVVPPLPEAEDHGHH, encoded by the exons ATGGTTGGCTATACAGCGGACGAGAAACTCCGCGTCGATCAGCTAACCACTCTAAGAAGAAAATGGTTGAAGGACCAGGAACTTAGTACCAGGGAACCTGTGGTTGAACCCAAACCGCTCGGCCGCATTCAGAAATTCTGGGCAGGCTTTTTGGAGCCTAAGAGCTTGTGGAGACTTTAT ACGTTCAAAGCCTATAACGCTGGTGCTTTCGCCGTTACACGAGTGCTGATTCCTGCTTGGATTGTGCACTACTATGTCAAATACCACGTTTCT ACACTGCCATATGGTGTTGTTGCTTTGAAGCCCAGACTGTTTCCA GGTGACACTGTTTTGGAGACCGGAGAAGTTGTTCCTCCCCTTCCTGAAGCTGAGGACCATGGACATCACTGA